One genomic region from Listeria monocytogenes encodes:
- a CDS encoding nucleoside triphosphate pyrophosphohydrolase family protein: MDFKEYQILANRTAATHEQALTNYGLGITGEAGEVADLIKKYAFHGHDLDKESLTKELGDVLWYVSQIAKWADISMETVAELNIEKLKRRYPQGFSTERSKLHID; this comes from the coding sequence ATGGATTTTAAAGAGTATCAAATTTTAGCGAATAGAACTGCTGCAACACACGAACAGGCACTAACAAATTACGGACTTGGTATTACTGGAGAGGCCGGTGAAGTTGCCGATTTGATTAAGAAATATGCTTTTCATGGACATGATTTAGATAAGGAGTCTCTAACAAAAGAGCTAGGAGATGTACTTTGGTACGTATCACAAATTGCTAAATGGGCAGATATAAGCATGGAAACAGTAGCAGAATTAAATATCGAGAAATTAAAGCGTCGTTATCCTCAAGGTTTTTCAACAGAGCGAAGTAAGCTCCATATCGATTAA
- a CDS encoding PTS transporter subunit IIC, with amino-acid sequence MKEYFIDRSYKASMGIANAVLVTLGIGLLLQTIGQMTGISFLATVGAIGKTMLIPGIGVGIAMCLHANTLVTISAAASAVIGGGAVATLAGGGVAITSGEPVGAILAVIVAVWTGKRVTGKTKFDMILIPGVSLLAGGLSGILFAKIMAPILASVSLGISSLIGGSPLISSMIIAFVFGLLILSPASSAALAIALQLDPTASAAALIGCSVQFVSFAVLSYRDNNWGAFFAQLICTPKLQTPNIIRKPSLMLVPLLTTLIAGPLGVMVFHIQAASEVAGLGLCAFVAPLYLIANYGFSTLAAFILVAVVLPGVIALVVRPFLIKKERLKTGDLTIELQ; translated from the coding sequence ATGAAAGAATATTTTATAGATCGTTCCTATAAGGCTTCTATGGGAATTGCGAATGCGGTTCTTGTAACGCTTGGAATTGGACTTCTTTTGCAAACAATTGGGCAGATGACAGGGATTTCATTTCTTGCAACGGTTGGCGCAATTGGTAAAACGATGTTAATTCCGGGAATTGGTGTTGGTATTGCGATGTGCTTGCACGCAAACACGCTTGTGACGATAAGTGCGGCAGCCTCTGCTGTTATTGGAGGCGGGGCAGTGGCGACGTTAGCTGGTGGCGGAGTTGCTATTACTAGCGGAGAACCAGTCGGAGCTATTTTGGCTGTTATTGTGGCGGTTTGGACTGGGAAGCGAGTCACTGGAAAGACGAAATTTGATATGATTTTGATTCCCGGTGTTTCACTTTTAGCTGGTGGACTTAGTGGTATTTTATTTGCAAAGATAATGGCACCGATTTTAGCTTCTGTAAGCCTTGGAATTAGTTCATTAATTGGTGGTTCACCGCTGATTTCATCGATGATTATTGCTTTTGTGTTTGGGTTACTGATACTTAGTCCAGCTTCATCTGCTGCGCTCGCGATTGCGCTTCAACTTGATCCAACAGCAAGTGCTGCCGCATTGATTGGCTGCTCGGTACAATTTGTGTCATTTGCGGTATTAAGTTATAGGGATAATAACTGGGGTGCATTTTTCGCCCAACTTATCTGTACACCAAAATTACAAACACCTAATATTATTAGAAAGCCTAGCCTTATGTTAGTACCACTACTAACAACACTGATTGCTGGACCTCTTGGCGTGATGGTGTTCCATATCCAAGCCGCGAGTGAAGTCGCTGGTCTCGGGTTATGTGCCTTTGTTGCACCACTTTATTTAATAGCAAATTATGGATTCAGCACACTTGCTGCTTTTATTTTGGTAGCAGTTGTCTTGCCAGGTGTTATTGCACTTGTTGTCAGACCGTTTCTTATTAAAAAGGAACGCTTGAAAACTGGTGATTTAACTATTGAGCTACAGTAG
- a CDS encoding flavodoxin — translation MRILLAYDSLSGNTKMVADEIEEILISEGHEVVSFRVSPLAEYPLDEDFDLYVLGAWTVDYGRTPPDMKDFIAELAVKPKNVAIFGTGETQWGMDFYCGAVDRMAKYFGTSYPTLKIEQMPHTEQDVADIDNWVKKILALRSGIK, via the coding sequence ATGAGAATCTTGTTAGCCTATGATTCTCTAAGCGGCAACACAAAAATGGTAGCTGATGAAATTGAAGAGATACTAATAAGCGAAGGGCATGAAGTTGTGTCCTTTCGCGTATCTCCTTTAGCCGAGTATCCGCTTGATGAGGATTTTGACTTGTACGTGTTGGGGGCATGGACAGTCGACTACGGAAGAACACCGCCAGATATGAAAGATTTTATCGCGGAACTAGCCGTAAAGCCCAAGAATGTAGCCATTTTTGGCACTGGGGAAACACAATGGGGTATGGATTTTTATTGCGGAGCTGTCGACCGAATGGCAAAATATTTCGGAACAAGCTACCCAACCTTAAAAATAGAACAAATGCCACACACCGAGCAAGATGTGGCTGACATAGACAATTGGGTCAAGAAAATTTTAGCGCTAAGGAGTGGAATCAAATGA
- a CDS encoding DUF1361 domain-containing protein, producing the protein MTKAIWTCRAFLLGYFLVLHFTADTYTFLILNVGLAYIPFEIAVFLTKKPRVWWIFWPLGIVWLVFFPNAPYLLTDLLHLQRLEIYGAEGVLSTAPWLWRHFTYIIVGVFFGLFIGFWSFAKMLAEIRRRFNWTSLLSYQLLLIGLILLSSYAIYIGRFSRLHSIHLLTQPIDSLQIMFSVFHWPFWNFVFYFSIIQYVIYTLFSRFSSSLKN; encoded by the coding sequence ATGACGAAAGCAATTTGGACTTGCCGAGCGTTCTTACTCGGATACTTTCTTGTGCTGCATTTCACTGCAGATACTTACACTTTTCTAATTTTAAATGTCGGGCTTGCTTATATACCTTTCGAAATAGCAGTATTTCTCACAAAAAAGCCTCGCGTCTGGTGGATTTTTTGGCCACTTGGGATTGTTTGGCTAGTATTTTTCCCAAATGCACCGTATCTTTTAACTGATTTACTTCATTTACAACGTTTAGAAATTTACGGAGCAGAAGGAGTACTTTCAACAGCACCTTGGTTATGGCGACATTTCACTTATATTATCGTCGGTGTGTTCTTTGGATTATTTATTGGATTCTGGTCTTTCGCAAAAATGCTTGCTGAAATAAGAAGACGATTTAATTGGACTAGTTTACTAAGTTATCAATTACTTTTGATTGGCTTAATATTATTATCTAGTTATGCGATATACATTGGACGGTTCTCTCGCTTACATTCCATCCATTTACTTACGCAGCCAATTGATTCATTGCAAATTATGTTTAGTGTTTTTCACTGGCCATTTTGGAATTTTGTGTTTTACTTTTCGATTATCCAATATGTAATTTATACGCTATTTAGCAGGTTTTCTAGCTCACTAAAAAACTAA
- a CDS encoding class I mannose-6-phosphate isomerase: MSTYDLAPEVKIHQFDGAWAGYKDIAGELLTAIQKKNNEHIIVAIECYPGTRNEEIVAELLPLLPVEKAVFADEWALNNEEVTNKVQSHLTDDRVFGIMSHYEVSDFYPAEKLAEIQAEISASKGLVVIYGTGATVIAPNPDILIYADLARWEIQCRYRRENKPNWKADNANEDALRKFKRGYFFEWRMADRQKKKLYQQIDFLLDTNKKNEPKMVRGEDYRNGLKQVSKAPFRVVPYFDASVWGGQWMKNNFGLDPTADNYGWAFDGVPEENSLYMRFGDIRIEVPSTNVVNHFPNELLGPKVHSRFGTEFPIRFDYLDTVGGGNLSLQVHPLVEYAQDKFGIHYTQDESYYILEADSDSTVYLGTKEGTTKEAIMADLEKAAEGNYRFPDEKYINVFPVKKHDHILIPAGTIHCGGPSTVVLEISATPYIFTFKLWDWERTGLDGMPRPVHLEHGRENLQLDRDTKWVNDNLINQFETLHEDNDSKVERTGLHELEFIETQRHWFKETVTVHTNDSVNMLNLVEGTSAVVESIDDSFAPFEVHYGETFIVPAIVGTYQIRNTSASEKVAVIQAFVRNL, translated from the coding sequence TTGAGTACGTACGATTTAGCACCTGAAGTGAAAATTCATCAATTTGATGGTGCTTGGGCTGGTTATAAAGATATTGCCGGAGAGCTACTAACAGCCATCCAAAAGAAGAACAATGAACATATTATCGTTGCTATTGAATGTTACCCTGGAACGCGAAATGAAGAAATTGTTGCCGAACTACTTCCATTACTACCTGTCGAAAAAGCGGTTTTCGCGGATGAGTGGGCATTAAATAACGAAGAAGTAACAAATAAAGTCCAATCTCACTTAACAGATGACCGTGTGTTCGGCATTATGTCCCACTATGAAGTGAGCGACTTTTATCCAGCAGAAAAACTTGCTGAAATTCAAGCAGAAATTTCGGCTAGTAAGGGGTTAGTTGTAATTTACGGGACTGGCGCAACAGTTATAGCACCAAATCCAGACATCCTTATTTATGCCGATTTAGCGCGCTGGGAGATTCAGTGCCGTTACCGCAGAGAAAATAAACCTAACTGGAAAGCAGACAATGCGAATGAAGATGCGCTTCGTAAATTCAAACGAGGTTACTTTTTTGAATGGCGCATGGCTGACCGCCAAAAGAAAAAACTTTATCAACAAATAGATTTCTTACTTGATACAAATAAAAAAAATGAACCAAAAATGGTACGCGGGGAAGATTACCGAAATGGTTTAAAACAAGTTTCGAAAGCTCCTTTTAGAGTAGTTCCTTACTTTGATGCAAGTGTATGGGGTGGCCAGTGGATGAAAAACAACTTCGGACTTGACCCTACTGCTGACAATTATGGTTGGGCATTTGATGGTGTTCCTGAAGAAAATAGTTTATACATGCGATTTGGGGATATTCGGATTGAAGTCCCGTCTACCAATGTAGTAAACCATTTCCCAAATGAATTACTTGGACCAAAAGTACATAGCCGTTTCGGTACGGAATTCCCGATTCGTTTTGACTATCTCGATACAGTGGGCGGTGGTAATTTAAGCCTTCAAGTCCATCCATTAGTAGAGTACGCGCAAGATAAGTTTGGCATTCATTATACCCAAGATGAAAGTTACTATATTTTAGAAGCAGATAGTGACTCTACCGTTTACCTTGGAACAAAAGAAGGCACAACAAAAGAAGCAATTATGGCAGATCTAGAAAAAGCCGCTGAAGGAAATTACCGTTTTCCCGATGAAAAATACATTAACGTCTTCCCAGTGAAAAAGCACGATCATATTTTAATTCCAGCTGGGACGATTCATTGCGGTGGTCCAAGTACCGTCGTCCTAGAAATAAGTGCCACCCCTTATATTTTCACTTTTAAATTATGGGACTGGGAACGCACTGGACTCGACGGCATGCCTCGCCCTGTTCATTTAGAGCACGGCAGAGAAAATTTACAACTTGACCGCGATACCAAATGGGTAAATGACAACTTAATAAACCAATTTGAAACATTACACGAAGATAACGATTCAAAAGTAGAGCGCACCGGGCTACATGAATTAGAGTTTATCGAAACACAACGCCACTGGTTTAAAGAAACTGTTACCGTCCACACAAACGATAGCGTCAATATGCTCAATTTGGTAGAAGGAACAAGTGCTGTCGTTGAAAGTATTGACGACTCTTTCGCACCATTTGAAGTGCATTACGGAGAAACATTTATCGTCCCTGCAATCGTCGGAACTTATCAAATTAGAAATACAAGCGCTAGTGAAAAAGTAGCTGTTATTCAAGCATTTGTACGTAACTTATAG
- a CDS encoding thioredoxin family protein: protein MTSIEIKSPEEFQAHINGEELVYVDYWKDNCPNCKMLDLSFAEFKNSEIASKVKVLKVKLEEMGENFFFDRDVQQTPTLVLYKGGEEIHRLNGFIPPNKIEEAVSLNA from the coding sequence ATGACAAGTATTGAAATTAAATCACCTGAAGAGTTCCAAGCTCATATTAATGGGGAAGAATTAGTATATGTAGACTATTGGAAAGATAATTGTCCTAATTGTAAAATGCTTGATCTTTCTTTTGCTGAATTCAAAAACTCTGAAATCGCAAGCAAAGTGAAAGTATTAAAAGTAAAATTAGAAGAAATGGGCGAAAACTTCTTTTTTGACCGTGATGTACAACAAACGCCAACACTTGTACTTTACAAAGGCGGCGAAGAGATCCACCGTTTAAATGGATTTATTCCACCAAACAAAATTGAAGAAGCAGTTTCATTAAACGCGTAA
- a CDS encoding YeiH family protein — MSQILFKTKTFWYGIALTFCIATLSYFLAKLPFLMILGQLVTAILIGIIIRALFPVPDKWFTGIQFSNKVILRAGIILLGFRLNLVDIYHAGWRVFLIAALCLSFGITIVYFLAKLFGVDKKLAILVACGTGICGAAAVVAISPQVKADNNQTAVAATIIALLGTIFTVIYTLIYPILPLGPDGYGIFAGATLHEIAHVIAAADPGGSSAVDMAVIVKLTRVALLVPVCFVVAKMVNAGTKNRFSWAELPVPWFIFGFLATSAINSFGIIPTSVTDFLVICAYFLIAMSMGGLGLNVHLPSFGKMGGKPFAAALIGSVFLSAFGLALVLLFHLAG; from the coding sequence ATGAGTCAAATTTTATTTAAAACGAAGACATTTTGGTATGGTATTGCGCTTACTTTCTGTATTGCTACCTTATCTTATTTTTTAGCGAAATTACCATTTTTAATGATTCTCGGACAACTTGTAACTGCTATTTTAATTGGTATTATCATTCGTGCACTTTTCCCAGTTCCGGATAAATGGTTTACTGGTATTCAATTTTCCAACAAGGTAATTCTTCGTGCCGGGATTATTTTACTTGGTTTCCGCTTGAACTTAGTTGATATTTATCATGCTGGATGGCGCGTATTTCTAATTGCTGCCTTATGCCTTAGCTTTGGTATTACTATTGTTTATTTCTTAGCCAAACTTTTTGGAGTGGATAAGAAACTAGCTATTTTGGTCGCTTGCGGTACGGGGATTTGTGGTGCTGCTGCAGTAGTTGCGATTTCTCCACAAGTAAAAGCTGATAACAACCAAACGGCTGTGGCTGCTACGATTATTGCACTACTTGGAACTATTTTCACTGTTATCTATACGTTGATTTATCCAATTCTACCACTTGGACCAGATGGTTATGGTATTTTTGCAGGGGCTACACTTCATGAAATTGCCCACGTTATTGCAGCTGCAGATCCAGGCGGCTCATCAGCTGTTGATATGGCGGTTATCGTTAAATTAACACGTGTAGCCTTACTTGTTCCAGTCTGCTTTGTTGTCGCAAAAATGGTTAATGCTGGGACTAAAAATCGCTTTTCATGGGCTGAACTTCCTGTACCATGGTTTATTTTCGGCTTTTTAGCAACTAGTGCAATTAATAGCTTTGGAATTATTCCAACATCTGTAACTGATTTTCTTGTCATCTGCGCATATTTTCTCATTGCTATGTCAATGGGCGGACTCGGTTTAAATGTCCACTTGCCATCGTTCGGAAAAATGGGTGGAAAACCTTTTGCTGCGGCGTTAATCGGTTCTGTTTTCCTCTCAGCATTTGGTCTTGCTTTAGTACTTTTGTTTCATTTAGCAGGTTAA
- a CDS encoding nucleotide pyrophosphohydrolase, with protein MKQLQAEITAFLKERDWLDQYNHPKDLAISLSLEAAELLECFQWKTDEIALKENREELLKEVADVLIYALQIAESMGADGEELVRMKLAENRRRTWPKK; from the coding sequence GTGAAACAACTACAAGCTGAAATTACTGCTTTTCTAAAAGAGCGTGATTGGCTAGATCAATACAATCATCCAAAAGATTTGGCAATTTCATTGTCACTTGAAGCAGCAGAATTACTTGAATGCTTTCAGTGGAAAACAGATGAAATAGCGTTAAAAGAAAATCGTGAAGAACTTTTAAAAGAAGTAGCTGATGTGCTTATCTATGCGCTTCAAATTGCAGAGAGTATGGGGGCGGACGGCGAGGAACTTGTTCGAATGAAATTAGCAGAAAATCGTAGGAGAACTTGGCCAAAAAAATAA
- a CDS encoding ribonucleotide-diphosphate reductase subunit beta — MANQKEQLTRIKILEPLFPNRSTSIINGETSGILNWNDIPYPSFYRAYKELSTNYWIPDEVDMKSDAKQYPALSEQEKYAFDAIIGLLATLDSPQTRFIYNIAEYITDPAVHANAAIIAQQEVIHNESYSYVLASITNLQEQNRVFELARTHPTIIKRNEPIMDAYDDFMNNKTGETLVKALIQSSILEGINFYSGFAYFYNLVRQNKMTGTGKIISFINRDELAHSKFISEVIRAILGENPELQTEELVEYTHEAFRHAVELETEWSEEVLQGIEGIDVEEMVDYVKYRANKMLGMLGIPELYPGHSDNTMTWIKAYADNFTETKTDFFEMRNSSYKKTNMDNGFDDL; from the coding sequence ATGGCTAACCAAAAAGAACAACTGACACGTATTAAAATTTTAGAACCTTTATTTCCTAATCGTTCTACTTCAATCATAAACGGAGAAACTAGTGGGATTTTAAATTGGAACGACATCCCGTATCCTTCTTTCTACCGTGCGTATAAAGAACTTTCTACTAACTACTGGATTCCAGACGAAGTAGACATGAAAAGCGATGCAAAACAATATCCCGCTCTTTCAGAACAAGAAAAATATGCTTTTGATGCAATCATTGGCTTACTTGCAACACTGGATTCTCCGCAAACACGTTTTATTTATAACATTGCGGAATACATTACTGATCCAGCTGTCCATGCAAACGCAGCAATTATCGCACAACAAGAAGTAATTCATAATGAGAGTTACTCGTATGTACTTGCTTCTATTACAAATTTACAAGAACAAAATCGTGTCTTTGAACTTGCAAGAACGCATCCGACAATTATCAAGCGTAATGAGCCAATCATGGACGCATATGATGATTTCATGAATAATAAAACGGGTGAAACACTTGTAAAAGCATTAATTCAATCTTCTATTTTAGAAGGAATTAATTTCTACAGTGGCTTTGCTTACTTCTACAACCTGGTTCGTCAAAATAAAATGACTGGAACAGGAAAAATCATCAGCTTTATCAATCGCGATGAATTAGCTCACTCAAAATTTATCTCTGAAGTAATCCGAGCAATCCTTGGGGAAAACCCAGAATTACAAACAGAAGAGCTAGTGGAATATACACATGAAGCTTTCCGTCACGCTGTTGAACTTGAAACAGAATGGTCCGAAGAAGTTTTACAAGGTATTGAAGGTATAGATGTGGAAGAAATGGTTGACTACGTGAAATATCGTGCCAACAAAATGCTAGGAATGCTTGGTATTCCAGAACTTTATCCAGGACATAGTGACAACACAATGACATGGATTAAAGCCTATGCAGATAACTTTACAGAAACAAAAACCGACTTTTTCGAAATGCGCAATTCAAGCTATAAAAAAACGAACATGGATAACGGATTCGACGATTTATGA
- a CDS encoding GntR family transcriptional regulator, which produces MVRKLNKMNDASPLYAQIADDLREKIQSGIWKTGDKIPPELDLCELYNVSRITVRKAIDELVRENLLYRERAKGTFVRDWEEAEDEHFTLVRSFTNEMKELGKKAATLHAEVEVINADKKIALQLGLAVGDKVLQVKRLRGTKDLAFALFISAIPYRQAYSLQAEDYYGSFYEYLKGFGIVVNQEKEYIEAMLPNREVQEALAIDKQEPILKRVRMTKQKESDFREYSECFYVGKHYRYYIDFE; this is translated from the coding sequence ATGGTTAGAAAATTAAATAAGATGAATGATGCGTCGCCACTTTATGCACAAATAGCGGATGACTTACGGGAAAAAATCCAATCAGGAATTTGGAAAACCGGAGATAAAATTCCACCAGAGCTGGATTTATGTGAGTTATACAACGTTAGTAGAATTACCGTTCGGAAAGCAATTGATGAACTCGTTCGTGAGAATCTACTTTATAGAGAGCGTGCGAAAGGTACTTTTGTACGTGACTGGGAAGAAGCAGAGGATGAGCATTTTACTTTGGTGCGCAGTTTTACGAATGAGATGAAAGAACTTGGTAAAAAAGCGGCTACACTACATGCAGAAGTAGAAGTGATCAATGCTGATAAAAAAATTGCGTTGCAGTTGGGGCTTGCAGTTGGGGATAAGGTTTTACAAGTTAAGCGGCTACGAGGCACGAAAGACTTGGCGTTTGCTCTTTTTATCAGTGCGATTCCTTATCGACAAGCGTATTCCCTTCAAGCAGAAGATTATTACGGTTCTTTTTATGAATATTTGAAAGGATTTGGGATTGTCGTTAATCAAGAAAAGGAATATATTGAAGCTATGCTACCAAATCGTGAAGTTCAGGAAGCTTTAGCAATCGATAAGCAGGAACCAATTTTAAAAAGAGTACGGATGACGAAACAAAAAGAAAGTGATTTTAGAGAATACAGTGAATGCTTTTATGTAGGAAAGCATTATCGATATTATATTGATTTTGAATAA
- a CDS encoding LysR substrate-binding domain-containing protein: MDEALRTYIRVVELQSFTKAAEELHISQPAVSLQLKKLEELYETELIYRQAKKFILTATGEILYHRAKQLEGLYKQVEDEISLYHHHLKGRLRIGASFTIGEYYLPEVIAKFHALYPDITIELIIENTAKIADKVELLQVDTGLIEGQVSKKDLEISAFSDDEMCIVGRADGSLTEIEQGATWIAREEGSGTREYLDHVLSTNGWNVAEKVVAWSNMAVKQMVLEGMGYTVISKCVVQTEITAGKMQTFNESGSLMRKFSVLKNRQRLENRIAETFLTFLKENQ, from the coding sequence ATGGATGAGGCATTAAGAACATATATCCGAGTAGTAGAATTGCAAAGTTTTACAAAAGCAGCTGAAGAATTACACATTTCGCAACCCGCTGTATCGTTGCAATTAAAGAAATTAGAAGAGCTTTACGAAACAGAGCTTATTTACAGACAAGCTAAGAAGTTTATTTTAACAGCAACAGGAGAAATTTTATACCACCGTGCCAAGCAATTAGAAGGACTATATAAACAAGTGGAAGATGAAATAAGTTTATATCACCATCATTTAAAAGGTCGACTTCGAATTGGTGCTAGTTTTACGATAGGAGAGTATTATCTGCCAGAAGTGATTGCGAAATTTCATGCCCTTTATCCGGATATTACAATAGAACTTATCATTGAAAATACCGCGAAAATTGCTGACAAAGTTGAACTTCTTCAAGTGGACACAGGGCTAATTGAAGGCCAGGTGAGTAAGAAAGATTTGGAGATAAGTGCTTTTTCGGATGATGAAATGTGTATCGTTGGTCGAGCAGACGGTTCGCTTACAGAAATTGAGCAAGGAGCGACTTGGATTGCGCGAGAAGAAGGTTCGGGAACGCGTGAATATTTGGATCATGTATTAAGTACTAATGGCTGGAATGTTGCTGAAAAAGTTGTTGCCTGGAGTAATATGGCGGTCAAACAAATGGTTCTTGAAGGGATGGGCTACACTGTTATTTCTAAGTGTGTTGTTCAAACAGAAATTACAGCGGGGAAAATGCAGACCTTTAATGAGTCTGGGAGCTTAATGCGGAAGTTTTCGGTACTGAAAAACAGACAAAGGCTTGAGAATCGAATTGCTGAAACTTTTTTAACATTTTTAAAGGAAAATCAGTAA
- a CDS encoding IS3-like element ISLmo1 family transposase (programmed frameshift) produces MSTRVMYPAEIKEKAIKMKLAGKSTKEIMRTLNIKNPTQVKTWWRWYRNEETHRFHQGVGKQYKYQKGVPELPEIEQLKIALRQKELELEIFKKVQGIGKEVNPAYFVLLVEELKTKYLVKDICQILQVLLSTYYRWKKKDFAQSSLEKKIGQLCKAYQFTYGYRKIAALMKQEEQVGINKVQRIMQKYQWQCQVKVKKKNRPGSAYYQTENHLNRNFQASQPLEKLTTDITYLYFGDCRLYLSSIMDLYNGEIVAYSIGEKQDTELVLDTLNQLSLPEGSLLHSDQGSVYTSYEYYQCCKKKNVIRSMSRKGTPADNAPIECFHSSLKCETFYHKTAYKYAKSIVIQIVKDYIKYYNEERIQQKLGYQSPINFRKQAA; encoded by the exons ATGAGTACAAGAGTAATGTATCCAGCAGAAATAAAAGAAAAAGCTATCAAAATGAAATTAGCAGGTAAATCTACCAAAGAAATTATGAGAACATTAAACATCAAAAATCCAACACAAGTGAAAACTTGGTGGCGCTGGTATCGAAATGAAGAAACCCACAGGTTTCACCAAGGAGTAGGTAAACAATATAAATACCAAAAAGGGGTGCCTGAATTACCAGAAATAGAACAATTAAAAATAGCTCTTCGGCAAAAAGAGCTAGAACTGGAAATTT TTAAAAAAGTACAAGGCATTGGAAAGGAAGTGAATCCAGCATATTTTGTTTTGTTAGTAGAAGAGCTAAAAACAAAGTATCTTGTCAAAGATATCTGTCAGATACTACAAGTACTTTTATCTACCTATTATCGCTGGAAAAAGAAAGATTTCGCACAGAGCTCATTGGAGAAAAAAATAGGGCAGTTATGTAAAGCATATCAGTTCACTTATGGTTATCGAAAAATCGCCGCATTAATGAAACAAGAAGAACAAGTTGGCATCAATAAAGTACAGCGTATTATGCAAAAATATCAGTGGCAATGTCAGGTAAAAGTAAAAAAGAAAAATCGACCAGGCTCCGCCTACTATCAAACAGAAAACCACTTAAATCGAAACTTTCAAGCTAGTCAGCCGCTGGAAAAATTAACTACCGATATCACCTACCTTTATTTCGGAGACTGCCGTTTATATTTATCAAGCATTATGGATTTGTATAATGGAGAAATCGTTGCCTACTCCATTGGCGAAAAACAAGACACAGAATTAGTGCTAGATACATTAAATCAGTTGTCCCTTCCAGAAGGAAGTTTACTTCATAGCGATCAAGGTTCGGTGTACACATCTTATGAATATTATCAGTGCTGTAAAAAGAAAAACGTTATCCGCAGTATGTCCCGAAAAGGGACACCCGCAGACAACGCTCCCATAGAATGTTTCCATTCCTCGCTAAAGTGCGAAACATTCTACCATAAAACAGCGTATAAATACGCTAAATCTATTGTAATCCAAATCGTAAAAGATTACATTAAATATTATAACGAAGAACGAATTCAACAAAAATTAGGCTACCAATCTCCTATTAATTTCAGGAAACAAGCAGCCTAA